One Oryzomonas sagensis DNA segment encodes these proteins:
- the trmB gene encoding tRNA (guanosine(46)-N7)-methyltransferase TrmB, with protein sequence MTLIPITSPRFIDAESLASQPAWNEIFGNDNPLALEIGCGTGHFVAQMAQLHPDWNFIAVDYYNKGCLKTSKRADKAGLDNVRVIRAEARSFMERCIPRCSLRMVVINCPDPWPKKRHRKRRLVNAEFVGYLSEFMLPGGDFHFATDFDDYGEDVARFMPDMPGFANVLAPDPYRHALAGYPLSKYMLKFMDAGKQIYFVHYRKAS encoded by the coding sequence GTGACGCTTATTCCCATAACCTCCCCCCGATTTATTGATGCGGAGTCGCTGGCTTCCCAGCCGGCCTGGAACGAAATTTTTGGTAACGACAACCCCCTGGCGCTGGAGATCGGCTGCGGTACGGGGCATTTCGTGGCCCAGATGGCCCAGTTGCATCCCGACTGGAATTTCATCGCCGTGGATTACTACAACAAGGGGTGCCTGAAGACCTCAAAACGGGCCGATAAGGCGGGGCTGGACAACGTGCGGGTTATCCGCGCCGAGGCCCGCTCCTTCATGGAACGTTGCATCCCCCGTTGCTCCCTGCGGATGGTGGTCATCAACTGCCCCGATCCGTGGCCCAAAAAGCGTCACCGCAAGCGGCGGCTGGTCAATGCCGAGTTCGTCGGCTATCTGTCGGAATTCATGCTGCCCGGCGGCGATTTCCATTTTGCCACGGACTTCGATGACTATGGCGAGGATGTGGCCCGCTTCATGCCGGACATGCCCGGGTTCGCCAACGTCCTTGCCCCCGATCCCTACCGGCATGCCCTGGCGGGGTATCCGCTTTCCAAGTACATGCTCAAATTCATGGACGCCGGCAAACAGATTTACTTTGTCCACTACCGCAAGGCTTCATAG
- a CDS encoding DUF4212 domain-containing protein: protein MEESRTDREISFFRPRGTAMRGEVRVIWLVLAGWFAAIVGIQAGVYLLEINYSELLLEEMTFFNLPIHFWLTGQVLPLWFIVLCVLFNIWMDRHAARRLDGALRFRARSGREDE, encoded by the coding sequence ATGGAGGAATCCAGGACGGACAGGGAGATCAGTTTTTTCAGGCCGCGCGGAACCGCCATGCGTGGCGAGGTCCGGGTCATCTGGCTGGTCCTGGCCGGTTGGTTTGCCGCCATCGTCGGTATCCAGGCCGGTGTCTACCTGCTGGAAATCAACTATTCGGAGCTTTTGCTCGAAGAGATGACCTTTTTCAACCTGCCGATCCATTTCTGGCTGACCGGCCAGGTGCTGCCCCTCTGGTTCATCGTTCTCTGCGTGCTCTTCAACATCTGGATGGACCGTCATGCGGCCCGCCGCCTGGACGGCGCTCTGCGCTTCCGGGCCCGTTCCGGCCGGGAGGATGAGTAA
- a CDS encoding sodium:solute symporter family transporter: MTESAVQLLPLAIVVGMFALFIVSGLRTSSRQASEYGVAGGYTGRIGIGAAIASNWMSAASFLGLAGMFYLTGYYAMAFVVGWTGGYVLLLVLMATQIRRFGKYTAPDFVGFRYESEAARTLAALIAIGIAVIYGVAQFRGIALIVSWLFGIAYTPAVVVGAALVVGFVVVSGALGVARNQKLHYFVLITAFILPLMLMARKLGYFWILPQFGYGAAIRDLQQQFGFAWSEPFATVTPFRWLALCFTLMFGTAGLPHVLSRFYMAPSIRDARWGVVWGLFFIALIYWSAPAYGVLARLFEARGGIVPNSSDPMVADMAVLSAARYSGLPLWCIGLLAAGGMSAAFSTVAGMLLTGSASFSYDIYPRLIRPNASETDKVVAAKGFFLLLAVLVMTLALRPWGMIAEIAALAFALAGNTIFPAFLLGIWWGRANAAGVISGMLAGVAITFAPLLAGILPFLASLPPATSSAFIGAPLVILVMVAVSLLTPPPGDGIKLFLARNVHDTAEE; this comes from the coding sequence ATGACCGAATCCGCGGTGCAGCTTCTGCCCCTGGCCATCGTGGTCGGCATGTTTGCCCTGTTCATCGTCTCGGGACTGCGCACCAGCAGCAGGCAGGCCTCCGAGTACGGTGTCGCCGGCGGGTACACCGGGCGGATCGGCATCGGCGCCGCCATTGCCAGCAACTGGATGAGCGCGGCCAGCTTTCTGGGACTGGCCGGCATGTTCTACCTCACGGGGTACTACGCCATGGCCTTCGTGGTCGGCTGGACCGGCGGCTATGTCCTGCTGCTGGTGCTCATGGCCACCCAGATCCGGCGCTTCGGCAAGTACACCGCCCCGGACTTCGTCGGCTTCCGCTATGAATCCGAGGCGGCACGCACCCTGGCGGCGCTCATCGCCATCGGTATCGCCGTCATCTACGGTGTCGCCCAGTTCCGCGGCATCGCCCTGATCGTCTCGTGGCTGTTCGGCATCGCCTATACCCCGGCGGTGGTCGTCGGCGCCGCGCTGGTGGTGGGGTTCGTGGTCGTATCCGGCGCCCTCGGGGTGGCGCGGAATCAAAAACTGCACTACTTCGTGCTGATCACGGCCTTTATCCTGCCGCTGATGCTCATGGCCCGCAAGCTGGGCTACTTCTGGATACTCCCCCAGTTCGGCTACGGCGCCGCCATCAGGGACCTGCAGCAGCAATTCGGCTTCGCCTGGTCGGAGCCGTTCGCCACGGTCACACCCTTTCGCTGGCTGGCGCTCTGTTTTACCCTCATGTTCGGCACGGCCGGCCTGCCCCACGTCCTCTCCCGCTTCTACATGGCCCCGTCCATCCGGGATGCCCGTTGGGGGGTGGTGTGGGGGCTGTTCTTCATTGCCCTGATCTACTGGTCGGCCCCGGCCTACGGCGTCCTGGCCCGCCTGTTCGAGGCCCGCGGCGGCATCGTGCCGAACAGCTCCGACCCGATGGTGGCGGATATGGCGGTGCTTTCCGCCGCCCGTTACAGCGGCCTGCCCCTGTGGTGTATCGGGCTGTTGGCCGCCGGCGGGATGAGCGCCGCCTTTTCCACGGTGGCGGGCATGCTTCTGACCGGTTCGGCCTCGTTTTCCTACGATATCTATCCCCGCCTGATCAGGCCGAACGCCAGCGAGACGGACAAGGTCGTTGCCGCAAAAGGTTTTTTTCTGCTCCTGGCGGTGCTCGTCATGACGCTGGCCCTCAGGCCGTGGGGCATGATCGCCGAGATCGCGGCCCTGGCCTTCGCCCTGGCCGGCAATACCATCTTCCCGGCCTTCCTGCTGGGGATCTGGTGGGGGAGGGCCAACGCCGCCGGGGTCATCAGCGGCATGCTGGCCGGGGTGGCGATTACCTTTGCCCCGCTCCTGGCGGGCATCCTGCCGTTTCTCGCGTCCCTGCCGCCCGCCACGTCGTCGGCCTTCATCGGCGCGCCGCTGGTCATTCTGGTCATGGTGGCGGTTTCGCTCCTGACCCCGCCGCCGGGCGACGGGATCAAGCTGTTTCTTGCCCGCAACGTACATGACACTGCGGAGGAGTGA
- a CDS encoding putative nucleotidyltransferase substrate binding domain-containing protein: MAVLATAKGSDITTWRAAGEFGAAFRQALLKRSASCRSEEAEGLFDETCRELEALAGENDERMARLDRIVVETTASVDPIRLGELCAVFYAELYDHFGRYGSCVAFYQCSALFLHALSGSLHRSTLIQLGESGTGLHDTTLVAMGTAGRREFSPCCPLPLALVLGRDDNSDPEAGFRYARILQEGFAACGLQVDGDVAPVHPPWRGSLPEWDRRLEQGLARGKQKELVELLRLADHEALFSSGGGGSEFRELVLPRLQQDRRAVGDLVTRLTRLSNGIGMMGGWRLEKSGPQRGLFRLFEHALLPLSAAVAALSLIHRVGAPDIPQRIRALLGRQALDVDTAERLLQSWHTLNELRLTRERECFPARNNGAALYLDITNLNEDTLGMFREALETVGTVQRLVSAVYNGTEE, from the coding sequence ATGGCGGTTCTGGCCACGGCAAAGGGGAGCGATATCACCACCTGGCGGGCTGCCGGGGAGTTTGGCGCCGCCTTCCGTCAGGCGCTTTTGAAGCGGAGCGCTTCCTGCCGCTCCGAGGAGGCGGAGGGGCTGTTCGACGAGACCTGCCGGGAGCTTGAGGCGCTTGCCGGGGAAAACGACGAACGGATGGCGCGACTCGATCGGATCGTCGTCGAGACGACGGCAAGCGTGGACCCGATCCGTCTCGGGGAACTGTGTGCCGTCTTCTATGCGGAACTCTACGACCACTTCGGCCGCTACGGTTCCTGCGTGGCCTTTTACCAGTGCAGCGCGCTCTTTTTGCACGCGTTGAGCGGTTCCCTGCACCGCTCCACCCTGATCCAACTGGGGGAGTCGGGCACGGGGCTGCATGACACGACGCTCGTGGCAATGGGAACGGCCGGCCGCCGGGAGTTTTCCCCCTGCTGCCCGTTGCCGTTGGCGCTGGTCCTTGGGCGGGACGACAATAGCGACCCGGAAGCGGGTTTCCGGTATGCCCGTATTCTCCAGGAGGGTTTTGCGGCCTGCGGCCTGCAGGTCGATGGCGACGTCGCCCCGGTACATCCTCCGTGGCGGGGCAGCCTGCCGGAGTGGGACCGGCGCCTGGAACAAGGTCTGGCGAGGGGGAAGCAGAAGGAGCTGGTCGAACTGCTCAGGTTGGCCGATCATGAAGCCCTTTTTTCCTCCGGGGGAGGGGGAAGCGAGTTCCGGGAGCTTGTGCTGCCGCGCCTGCAACAGGACCGCCGGGCCGTGGGCGATCTTGTGACCCGCCTCACAAGGCTGTCCAACGGCATAGGGATGATGGGGGGGTGGCGCCTGGAGAAGAGCGGCCCGCAGCGCGGACTGTTCCGGCTGTTCGAACATGCCCTGCTGCCGCTCTCGGCCGCGGTCGCCGCCCTGTCCCTGATCCACCGGGTCGGCGCCCCCGATATCCCCCAGCGCATCCGGGCGCTGCTCGGGCGCCAGGCATTGGATGTGGACACCGCCGAACGTTTGCTGCAGTCCTGGCATACCCTGAACGAGTTGCGCCTGACGCGGGAGCGTGAATGTTTCCCGGCCCGGAACAATGGGGCGGCTCTCTACCTGGACATCACGAACCTGAACGAAGATACCCTCGGTATGTTCAGGGAGGCGCTGGAGACCGTCGGGACGGTCCAGCGTCTGGTGAGTGCCGTCTATAACGGGACGGAAGAGTAG
- a CDS encoding sugar phosphate isomerase/epimerase family protein — protein MLISLSTGSLFTLPLPRILDLAAAAGFDGVELIINQDFQKINPVRLIRSLQQITVIHSIHAPFMPLDGWGGPADSLRRSVALAAECGIPLVNFHPPSWMSFEIGYWRWLYSVIDFQQDVGMDGLVIVTLENMPWVGRMKINPHILSSTQRMIEFLRDHNLFMTFDCTHMGSGKANFINDFYQFYESGRIRNIHFSDYGQGREHLLPGHGMLPLTRFLNHLRNTDYQSTVTLELDPSEFPKAEHIILESLKEILMYLRTETGKHDDAVLNYDRGFQAVPLPEAG, from the coding sequence GTGCTGATCTCGCTCTCCACCGGCAGCCTCTTCACGCTCCCCTTGCCGCGGATCCTGGACCTCGCGGCGGCCGCCGGTTTTGACGGGGTCGAGTTGATCATCAACCAGGACTTCCAGAAGATCAACCCGGTCAGGCTGATCAGATCGCTGCAACAGATCACGGTGATCCACTCCATCCATGCGCCCTTCATGCCCCTGGATGGCTGGGGCGGCCCGGCGGATTCCCTGCGGCGGAGCGTGGCCCTGGCCGCGGAATGCGGCATCCCGCTGGTGAATTTTCATCCGCCGTCGTGGATGAGCTTTGAGATCGGCTACTGGCGCTGGCTCTACAGCGTGATCGATTTTCAGCAGGACGTGGGGATGGACGGCCTGGTGATCGTCACCCTGGAGAACATGCCCTGGGTGGGCAGGATGAAGATCAACCCCCATATCCTGTCCAGTACCCAGCGGATGATCGAGTTTCTCCGTGACCACAACCTGTTCATGACCTTCGACTGCACCCATATGGGATCGGGCAAGGCCAATTTCATCAACGACTTTTACCAGTTTTACGAATCAGGGCGCATCAGGAACATCCATTTTTCCGATTACGGGCAGGGGCGGGAGCATCTTTTGCCGGGGCACGGCATGCTGCCGCTGACCCGCTTCCTGAACCACTTGCGAAACACCGATTATCAGAGTACGGTAACGCTGGAACTCGATCCGTCCGAATTCCCCAAAGCGGAGCATATCATCCTGGAAAGCCTGAAAGAAATCCTGATGTACCTGCGCACCGAAACCGGCAAGCACGACGATGCGGTATTGAATTACGACCGGGGCTTTCAGGCCGTTCCCCTGCCCGAGGCGGGGTAG
- a CDS encoding energy transducer TonB, whose product MSDKYIEKTFIYLLVISVALHVGMFALMYYLPHEQKPPPKEPVFIDIQQMPELKSQQPAQQETKRFSDQRRRVPRETAPRGNAPRDSFGPAPQPAAKPQPQPQEAGRSAQRQAPPGRQSQASPPRRQESPLAPGSSVSSLLRPKSQSSAPQISPHQLFPSAQRLAKLEEGYRRKFENDVAEGDTRFLNSDDIQFGSFLRHFETAVYGVWRYPQEAAMKGIEGVTPVRITFNRRGEIAKVELLESSGARILDDEVLRTLRSIGPVGSFPRGYDKEEFHLIAFFQYGGARRSLR is encoded by the coding sequence ATGTCTGACAAATATATCGAAAAAACCTTTATCTATCTCCTGGTAATCTCCGTGGCGCTGCATGTCGGCATGTTCGCCCTGATGTACTACCTGCCCCACGAACAGAAGCCGCCTCCCAAGGAGCCGGTGTTCATCGACATACAGCAGATGCCGGAGCTGAAGTCCCAGCAGCCCGCGCAGCAGGAGACAAAGCGCTTCTCCGATCAACGGCGGCGTGTCCCCCGTGAGACGGCTCCCCGCGGGAATGCCCCCCGGGACAGCTTCGGGCCGGCGCCGCAGCCGGCCGCAAAGCCCCAGCCTCAGCCCCAGGAGGCCGGGAGGAGCGCGCAACGGCAGGCCCCGCCGGGCAGGCAGTCCCAGGCGTCGCCCCCGAGACGTCAGGAATCCCCCCTGGCACCCGGTTCGTCGGTTTCCAGCCTGCTCAGGCCAAAGTCCCAGAGCAGCGCGCCGCAGATTTCCCCGCACCAACTCTTCCCGAGTGCGCAGCGTCTGGCCAAGCTGGAAGAGGGGTATCGCCGCAAATTCGAGAATGACGTAGCCGAGGGGGATACCCGCTTTCTCAACAGCGACGACATCCAGTTCGGTTCGTTCCTGCGCCACTTCGAAACCGCCGTGTACGGCGTCTGGCGCTACCCCCAGGAAGCGGCCATGAAGGGGATCGAGGGGGTCACGCCGGTGCGGATCACCTTCAATCGGCGCGGAGAGATCGCCAAGGTGGAACTGCTGGAAAGCTCCGGCGCACGGATACTGGATGACGAGGTCCTGCGCACCCTGCGCTCCATAGGCCCGGTGGGGTCGTTCCCCCGGGGCTACGACAAGGAGGAATTTCACCTGATAGCCTTCTTTCAGTACGGCGGTGCCAGGAGGTCGCTGCGCTGA